The following DNA comes from Solanum stenotomum isolate F172 chromosome 11, ASM1918654v1, whole genome shotgun sequence.
gtttagtttttgaAAGAACCAAGAATATAACAAAATAGTTGTGTGATTGAAACACAATAAATAACTGATCAGGATAGAtatcacaataaaaaaaactacaatAATACAACTAATACAATGACAAAACATCAGCAAGCTTTAAACTCTTGGATAGCAAGATAACACACTCCACAACCTACTAACATTCTACCATGCGCGTCCTTCACTTCCTCCTATCTAAAGGTCATGTCCTCAATAatcttaatttatgtcatatcatgtctaatcacctcttcccAATACTTTTTCGATCTACTTTTATCTCTCGCATCTCCTAACTAGGGTGTCAGTCAACCCATCTTCTTTTCACATATCCAAAAAATCTCAATCTCGTTTCCTTCATCTTGTCCACCACAAAAGGTCACTCCAATCTTATCCCAAATATCCTCATTCTTAATCGTATTAGTCTTTGTATGCCGCACATCCACCTCAACAATCTTATCAAATGACCATGTATTGACCACTTTGGTTTTTACCGGTTCAAAAATTAATGTTCCATTTCCTCATCATAGGATATCATGATTGTGACATGTCTAACTTTGTAATATGTACAGTTGACTTTGAGGGAGATTTACAACAAACAagcaaaaattgaaatttgatcaAACTAATTATAAATGCCAGCGATATATGAGATGCTTCAGGAAAATAAGAAATTGGTTGGATTatgatttcttttaataattatatgaaaCCATAAATTGGTTGGtgataaaataaatcattttttagaaTCTCAATTAATTAATAGACATCTAGGATTAAGAAAAAATTGGTTGAATTATGATTTCTTTTAACTTGACCTAAAATGGTAAAGGGTGTGTTCCGTATAATGGAaactatatttttggaattatttaaactaattaataattcaagaaaaatatattaattataattttttttctctttaaaagaaaatatataaaaggaggGGAGATTGTGTATATACATATCATATGTTGAGTCATGAGCCATTATTCGACTCATTTTGTGCCAGTCTATTTTTATCCAAACAAATTTTAAGCGCGTTAAAGCATGCTACATTAATAAATTGACCtgttcaaatttaattcaaacCGCCTATTACAAACTCTATATATATGAAACATTCcaaacaaaataatactatGAAACATTCAAACTAAATTCCAAGCCTCAACTACCAATTACCATATCTTATTAATTCCAAGTGATGATAAGATGGAAATCAGGAAAAAAAAGTTGATCCAAGATTGATTATGCTACTACATTTCTTTAGAGATATCTACATGAAAAGAggagaattcttcaagaaaatatttccaTTTTATCATGAGGATTTCATTCCTATATTTGAGAAAATTGGAGTAATGTTTTCAAACAATAAAGATCAagaaaagaaattcaagattaattCATTCAAAAGGATCCCAAGTGATAACTCTTTGAACAAGAGTAGAGGAATTGATATTGATCCATCTCAATCGAAACTTGAAAAATTTAAGGTCAAAACCCCAAAGGTTATATcaggtggtggtggtggtggtggcggCGGCGGTCAAGGGCAAGACAGCACGAAGGCATCTGGTTCTAAATAAGTGAAACTAGTTACGTGAAAATAAGGTAGATAGATTGTTGTCAGGTGTTAATAGATTATAATGACAGTATAACGTTCTTTAAGTTGTTGATGGTGTGTATATgttataaacaaaaattatttgaagaaCTCTTTGGGTTGACTTGTGTTAATGTGTATACAACAAAAGGTTAATGATTTAGTTCATTGCATTTTAGTTTCCATTATTTGCATTTGTTTCTAAAAATTTTGtttgacataaaaataattaatcgtGTTTGTACAAATATTTGCCTCAAAAtcaatatgaaattatgaatgtCTATCTACTAATGATTCCTATTGATAAGTAGCAATAATTGTTTGCATCctcaaaatcatgtaattagatGTTTGTATTTATGCTTACAATAATGTAATTGGACTCTTAAATATGTACATCGGcaagtttaaataaatattaagagTTCATTCAAACCCTTTCGtcgaaaaaaaagaagataaatataaGCTAAggtttctttctttcttttgattagCTATCTATATAGGATTTTATTATTGGTACATAACTATTGGCATTTTTATTAGTTCAAGTGTATTGTTGAGTTAGACAAGAATTTGCTGACTTGCTTGCTCTAGAAAAACTTAAgtaatatgttttcttttttgtaaaagaaTATCATGAATATGTGTCAAGAACGtctcaataaaattatataataagaggctttaaatatttatacacatgcacaaaaatattatttatttaggaTTGTCTTTTTTATTCTAATATAATTGTTTTTAGCATTTAACTTCACATGGTAatgttatattatttataaaactgAGAATTTGAATAGGTTAAACATGTGTTTGTCATATAACCAAAATAAGGATGATCAAGatattaaaagaagaaattgtattaattattagttttcttcaatatttaaagaaaaatactcatgcaaccacaaattcatatttttctaaaagaaaattattcatATTCAAGCTATTATAAGTTTATAACCtaatgtaacaaaaaaaaatagcattGCTATTTTTGGATGCTTATAAACATTAAAATTCAATCATTTCCAATACAGACTCAAAACTTGAATTCTCATATGGATTAATTCCATTAAATTGCTCAACTTCACCTAATTCTCCGTAATTGTTCAATGTGCTTGTACTTGCTTCATATATAATTACCCTCTAATTGATTGTCCTTATCGTTGCTAATTACTTGATCATAATTACCTCCAAATAGATGATCCACTAATCCATCAACATCTTCATCCTTaacatcattattattattttcctcttcttttttcttctctttaattCTACAAATGACGAATATATCcttgttcttgtttttcttaataTACTCATCTGGCAAAAAATATTCCTTCAAGAGCCATTTTTCACTTTGATCTTTTTCAATACCACTTTCATACCTCAAACTTCTCTTATATCCAATTATAATATTCCTATTTGATTTATCTCTAATGGGAATACCACTTGTTTGGCCACACCAAGTCCCACTTCCAACTGTTCTTGAGAATTTCTTGTTCgaattcttgaatttctttAATCGTGtaagaaaataacatgttttctcTCCATCGATAATTTGCCATGGCTCTAAGTCTCCAAATACGTCTTGTATTTTGATAACATCCGGACGTGAAAAAATTCCATCGAGCATGAATCTTTTTAGATGGTTGATCAACTCTTTATCGCTAGGATGAAATCGAAAACCTAAACTATGCTTAGATCTTGATAATGCCATTTGATTTGtacttaagttttttttttttttttttggtatgtgTAAAAAGATCGATGTAATAGAATTTAATTGAATGTAGTGGAGTGGAGTTtatataatatgttaattaagcCTAATCTTTCTAATATTGGGATAGATAATATTTGGTAATTAATTCCGTAAGAAACGTAATTACTAAATTTGACCCCAAGTTTTGTAGGGCTATTTTTGTCATTTCAGTAATTGACGGTTTTAggttaatttttttcacttattGATAAACAATTATTTGTTTCAATATTGGAAAATAAATACCCTTGGTTTTaattatgtgacattttttagATTtggaaaattataaattttatttttaactgaaaatttataatttgattattattttttacgtatttataaattacataaaaaaatattataagtctTAATTTGCCAATTCTCTCCTTAAGTTCGTAAGAAACGTAATTACTAAATTTGACCCCAATAATTGAAAATGGTAAACTATTTGAAAGGCGTGATGCAATTTTTTCACTAAAGTGATAtaagaaaaaatggaaatatttaaatataattttacatatatacacTTTTTACagaaatttatgattttattagttaccaaaaaaatgattttaacatTGAGACTTGAGCACAAAGATATCAGTATTCTATTTGGCCACAAGTGTACGATCATAATGCATCTTAAAATCTATACAAAGATGTGCTATCCATTtggaataataatttaaagttggagtaggtattttaagttgtttaggatttgttgtttttggtatttacttaattaatgtttagttataatttatttgtcctAATTCTATATAGAATAGATTTTCTAatcctaatttaatttggtttcttacttttataaatagggGTTTGACTAGTTATACAGAAATATACAAAACAAAGAGAActtgaatcaaaattcaaaaacttttgagtttataaataaaatagtttccTATAAAGTAATGGAGGCAAGACTACAGTTTGTGAAATCCGATGACAAGGAAATCAAGCGTCTACAACGATTAACTGCTATCATGATTTGCAAGATGAAACTTCGCACCGCACACCAAAAAGCTTCTCAggattttgaaaatattgtcATGGCTCGTGGAGGTTTCAGACCTCAAGACATGTTAATTGAGAAAAGTAAGATTgatgataatgttaatgatgatggtTATGACGAcgatgaggaggaggaggaggagaaacCGAGTGGTCGTCTTGATTGCATGGTTTCTGTTTTGAATATATTCCGCAAGTTTCTGCGTCTAACCCCTAGTACACAAGAGGTCAATGTGGAACATCTCAAAGAAGGAAAACAGATATATTACTAGTTAGGATTCTCTTCATATTTTATGTCTTTCCGTGCAATAATTTTTCTAATCTAGTCAagtattattattgaattaagATTCAAGATTTTCTGAgtttatgaataatttttttttttaattgatatcGGAGTTTTTACGATCCTCCGACGCGCTACTATGACTCACATATGTCACCCGTCTAACTAATGATCCCGAAAAAGATGTTTCCTCAGTATGATCTTGAACCTTAATTAGAGCTATCTTTGATAAAACGACTTTGACGAgacttaatttaattttctaataaatatagttgaatatctaatgtattttttcatgatattgatatataaaaaattgcaatttatagtacttttcatatagtttttgaatatctaaattttttgtttaaaatattgaattaatgtaattaatctaatttaactttgaaaattagtcaaattgactttcgaaaagagcaacatgacaaataaaagtggacggagggagtaatttaaTAATCCTATGAAATAGGTGGTAAAATAAATAACCTCACTTAATACACATCTAGGTTTAAAATTGCTTGTGTTCGGTATATAAATTAACAAttattatgttaaaaatattcatatatgATCTAGATAAATATTGTTGGAGGTGGAGGTGGGGTAGGCGTGTGGGGTGGTGGGAGGAAGACAAGGGGGTATTAGAGGGGTAGTCTATATTGAGGACACGAACAATGGGGAATGTCACATGTGGAACTTGTTTTTCCTACTTCCGATTCATTAAGGAAGTCATACTATTATAAGTTTATAACCTATTAGAAGAggttaatatttttgtttatgtgtATAAATATTTAAGGCCTCTTATTATAATTTGGGGTtaaattactaattttattgagaCGTTCTTGAcacaaatccaaaaaaaattcttttagaaAGAATTAATACATACTAGTTAAACTTTTCTAGAGCAGACAAGTCAGCAAATTCTTGTCTACCTCAACAATACACTTGAACTAATAAAAACAAGTTGAATTCTCATATGGATTTATAAAGCAAAAAATTAGAAGAGGACACGAACAACAATTTGTCCTCAACCGCAAATTCATACTATTATAAGTTTATAACCTAatgtaaccaaaaaaaaaaaacttgatagCATTGCTATTTGCATGCTTATAAACATTAAAATTCAATCATTTCCAATACAGACTCAATACTTGAATTCTCATATGGATTAATTCCATTATTGTTTAATGTACTTGTACTTGCTTCATAATTACCCTCTAATTGATTGTCATTATCGTTGCTAATTACTTGATCATAATTACCTTCAAATAGATAATCCACTAATCCATCAACATCTTCATCCttaacatcatcatcatcatcgtcatcattattattttcctCATCGTTTTTTGTCTTCTCTTTAATTCTACAAATGGCAAATATATCCTTGTTCTTGCTTTTCTTAATATACTCATCTGGCAAAAAATATTCCTTCAAAAGCCATTTTTCACTTTGATCTTTTTCAACACCACCTTTATACCTCAAACTTCTTTTATATCCAATTATAATATTTCTATTTGATTTATCTCTAATGGGAATACCACTTGTTTGGCCACTCCAAGTCCCACTCCCAACTGTTCTTGAGAATCTCTTGTTCGAATTATTGAATTTCTTTAATCGTGTAAGAAAGTAACATGTTTTCTCTCCATCAATAATTTGCCATGGCTCTAAGTCTCCAAATACGTCCTTTAGTTTGATAACATTGGGACGTGGAAAAATTCCATCGAGCATGAATCTTTTTAGATGGTTGATCAACTCTTTATCACTAGGATGGAATCGAAAACCTAAACTATGCTTAGATCTTGATAACGCCATGTTATTTACAATTTTATTGAGTAATAGAATTTAATTGAGTTTATATAATATGTTGATTAAGCCTAATCTATCTAATAATGTGTTAATTAAGCCTAATCCATCTAGTGTTCGGATAGCTGGCGGTATTATACAACTGTTAATTAAGCCTAATCCTCTAAATTTTTGTTAATTACCAAATTTGACTACTAATCCTCTAAATTTTTGTTAATTACCAAATTTGACTACTAATCCTCTAAATTTTTGTTAATTACCAAATTTGACTATTGACAGTTTTCAGTTTGCTTTAGCCccaagttttttttgttttttgataaacaattatatttgtttcAATACCGGAAAATAATACCCCttggttttaattattttgagtatcaaatttaatttttagctgaaaatttatcatttgacttttttttatatatatatttataaactacataaatacaattcaaaaatatttgaagacaTGATGCATTTTTTCGCTAAAGTGATACGAAAAAAAGTGCAACTTCTAGCAgtattttttgtttagtttttgaaattttgaaatattaaattctaatccaatttaattttaaaaattagtcaaattaattcTAAAAGGAACTTAAACGTGCCAATATTTGGAACGAAAGGACTAATGAATTACCACATGTTTAAATTacatgactattttttttttgaaactatacaaattaattttaaaagttgcATTGGACTTAATCATATATTTAATCATTaacgtgtttttttttaatttgtggtGTACGAATTTCCTTACAACCATACACAATATAAAGAAAACTATCTTATTAGACATGCATACATACCATATATATTAATTccacatatatttttatataatttacgTATCTTActactaattaagagtttcttaTCATACATTGAgaaagatacatgtatttttacaaTCAGATACAATAAAATAAGGAATTTTGTTACCATATACACTAAAATAAGGAGAGAGGAGAGCGAGATGGGGAGGGCGGCTAGCGAGAATATGGGGAGGGAGATAGTCATGTATCCAGATACATGCAAATGCACTAGATACACAtttgatacatatatatgtatgtatctggtatgattcgcatgtatctgagACACCAAAGACATAGGAGAGTGGCAAGCAAGATGTGAGGGAGGCGAGCGATATTTGTTATGTAgctcaaatacatgtgaattcaCTTGGATTGAGTGTatatagaacaaattacacGTATTCTGGAAGCAACAAAATCtagtaagattcataatattgcaaattagagtgtatctaagtaattaattcTTGAGGAACTTTCGCAAATAACCACTacaataaacttaattatgctccatagctatagtttgcatatttacggattgtagctacagtttaagttatcttatttgtataattcgtggaTTTGTTTAATTAgcgggtacatttgtataattcagttatttttgtatcaactcgaaataacgaatttatacaattacaaacatcaaaAGTGTAagcagttatacaaattatattatacaaatactgaattattcaaaagttatacaaattctaCTATTCAAATTTCGGATTACACAAATATAAGAATTGTACAAAATTAAAAAGCTGAGACgcgtaattatagctaaaagtaggTCGTGAATTGTAATTaaagcaaactatagctatgttaagcaattaactagtatatgttgcTTATACGCGTAATTTAGACTCAATTcttaaactagtgggatttcCGTAAGTTTTCTAAAAGATATATAAGAGACGATTACAAATAGTTCACGGATGAATTTGGAGACTATATTTCAGGCCCAAACACAAATGAATATAAAGATGGGCCATATATAACCCAAATATGGGCCTAAAGAAAAGAGAATAATGAGCctatgggaaaattgtatacaattgcaaactattaattcaaattaaatgttataaatatagtttgatttaattgtacctcatagcaaactgttgttatttcacctctctcctggtgaatctcgctcgccactctcgttctctccctcgcctctctcgttttttatacaaacgcaagtgtataaagtgtgtttgtgtttgtataaagcgagagaaaattgtatatatacatatattttcgttcccctctctcccctctcccagatctcgctcgccactctcccagatctcgctcgccattctcccagatctcgctctctcactcacctctcttactttatacaaaaaaacgcaaattgtataaaatgtgtttctgtttgtataaagcgagagaaaattgtatatatacatatattttcgttcccctctctcccctctctcccctctcccatatctcgctcgccactctcccagatttctctctctcactcgcctctctcactttatacaaaaacgcaaatgtataaaaagcgtgaaaattgtatatatacatatattttcgttcccctctcccagatctcgctcgccactctcctagatctcgctcgctcactcgcctctctcactttatacaattgatctttttgtatatgtataccaaagcagattatacaactgctttcttttgtatatgtatagcgaaatatacatatttatgtttgctatggagcgcaattatgcaaactttgctatagcatacaaatatgaattttgtgtttgctatatgtgaaagttgctctatacAAATCAGcttttactatttattattaaaattgatatatatatatatatataaattatacactaattatatatactaattggttcttttttaatctaaaaaattagATGGGCGGTTATTTAGATTGATAATAATGGTGATTATCTCTTCACCAAAGAATTAAATATTAAGCAATATGATTAGTTGGAGGGTCCATTACCCAATTAGAGTGTCAattcaattaaaacaaaaacttATCTACACCATTTGCattaactagaaaaaaaatgtatttcttGCAATTTGCTTAAAGTTaaaactattttaataattcaatgCTGCAATCATAAGTGTCCCAAAGTTAGTGGTACTCactaaaatcatttaaaagttAGATTATTGTCATTTCTTATACATGGGACCAAATATATAGAAGTCCATAAGCCCATTGgctttaaaaacaaaaaatgaaataaaaatggagaCCCCATTATTTCCATTTTCTTTCctcttttcattaaaaaattgtatcatcacaataaataatttaatattattagagtagtttaatttgttataacAACAGACAAAACATAGTAGGTGATTCTTCTCATCTGTCTTAGTTTTGACGGACATAATTATCTGGTAcatgttgttggtgggaggtggcagATATCTCATtaaattagtcgaggtgcacaaAAACTAGTATGAACACCatgatcataaaaaaaaattgttatagtAGATATTCACTAATTTTCATGACTACTCGTCAATATAATTGTGAAGGGTTAACTATTTTAAAAGTGATTTGGtcgtgtaaatatttttatgttattgtGCAAGgattatgtataaatatatatcatgTATTTATTGACTTATGGTAAACACCAAATATTGATCGTGTAGAATGATCATCAGACCAAGTGATCACCTAATAAGATACAAGTGATTGCTAGAAATAATCTATGCCCAAACTTGTACTTTGTCTTTTctcttataaaatattttttgggaaaaaattcgaaatatattcaaattttgatcgaaattgGTGTAATAAGCTCAAATTTTAGGCAGGACCTATTACCCCATGCActatttttaaagatatatatgtgtTCACGTGAATATCATAactattgcatcattataaatagtaatttgTCCAGCTTGacacttatatatctttaaaatacaatattaattaGTGCGGGNgggggggggggggggggggggggataatAGGTCCCAAAGTTTGGGATTGTCACAACAATTTTGGTCAAAGTTCCgatatatttcagacattttcCTCATACTTTTACTGTCTTCGGGTCGAAAGTGGGATGCTTATCATCCAAATAAAACTCTATTTAATTGGATACAAAgttgaagaaataaagaaagatattGTAGTTTATTAATTTGCTCTTATTAAAGTTtagtacttattttttattaacttttcttcataataaaatattaagtgaaatataaggaaaaaaaattgagaaattttctttaaaaaataaagttagtatATAACTTTCTGTCGGCCCTTTTGATATAATTACACTTGACATCAATATAACAGTTTGTGATACTAAttataaagaaaatcaaaataaaatataagactACACCAAATTCAGATAGACAAGATATTTAGGggactaaaaaaaaagtaacaaatggaCATCATTGCTTACTTTAggtaatttatattaattgacAATTATTTGCACTTTATGTCACTACCTTTTTTATAGATATTTTCCCCTTTGAgacattataattataattataaaaagaattatcaactTGGATCATGTTGTCCTTCATTCTCTTTCTTAATCTTGGttgattttaatattaattaatgagaataggaaggtaggtttatttttatccaaaatataaaaagtaaaaatattttaaattaattattatataacaaatatatatataataaataattaaatttatataaacaatataaaTTTCAGACAAAATTGTGTCAATTCGACATCTTCCAGacaattatataataattcGATTGTCCATATACATGGAGTTAAAAATCGACATATATAACTAAGCGATCAAAGATATCTATTAAATATGTACTAACATCTAATATCACCATTATAACattcaaaaatcataaaatttaagtTACATGCATACTTTGATTTGGTCATAGTGGATATATGTACTGTCACTTTTTtctcactaatttttttttattaaatgaaaaagattGATATTTTCATCATCACTTATGTCATTTAATTACAACTTGTAGCTACTTTTACACCAAAAAAGgaatattttaatttacaaGTTGTTCCATTTTCTGCATTTTAATTATGATGTTTCTCTCCACAACATCCCCATTTGATTTAGACACTGATATTTCACATACTTTtgagatttttaaaaagaaaatataaaggtTTGCAAATACTTATAATTTAATTCTTGCTTTTTGAACCGTTCAAGCAAGTTCTCGTCTCAACTAATTagttatatcttttttttatcaGGAAGAATGCGATTGAATGAATGAAatctttttattcttaattaggaATTTCACGTTCGAatcttaaaaatgaaaaaactctTGGCAATGAGTGTTTTCTCATCTATAGTCCTATGCTACACgaaattaaatttaatcaaacaattgaatttcaaatatgAGATTATTCTAAAAAGTAAGTAATATCCTTTCTACCATATGATCAATACTTTGACTAACTTCACCTATGTCACAATTATAAAAAgtaagtaattaatatatatatagataaaagtaattatttgaaattcatcAAATTGTGCCAACTGGTAGATGGCAAGAGTAACTATATTATAGTGGGAAGTCATGATGCATGTGGACAAAATGGATAAGAGATATTTAAGATAACAACAACTAATTAATAATGTCGAGGTTGATATTTCTGGGAAactaactaattattattttgaaatttcagaAGTTCTTTTTATAATCCTACAATAATTTGCGGCcgttcttttcctttttgggtGAGCACTTTGTGCATACAGATAAACCCTTCACAGATGTATAATAGTCTGCTAACCACACAAGAGATGTAAACCATATTAGACAAGCCATAAGCGACATACCCGACTCAAAAGACATGAAAAAGGGATCGATCTCAAGTCATTTGTGTGAATGACCACCCTCCAAATCAACTGAGTCATTTCGAAagacaaattttaaaatcttgaaaGTTTATAGGTAACAAGATTTTGTTGACAATTTATCATTAAATAGAATCAGCAACATAAAATTgctaattcttattttttttctttaatgtcATCTTTATGTAGTTAAGCTCTTTACAATTAAATTTTCATAAGACAATTAAATTTGACATAACTTTTTATCCATAGGTTGCCATCAACCCaagcattatttttattttaaagaaaaagaaaaagctcCAGAATCTTGTTCAAGGGAATTTCCAAATTGTTATTCGACTATAGGGggattataataaaataagtctTAATTAAAAGTTATTTGAAAGAATACCAAGATAACAATTACACCTCCCGTTATCAACATGAATTGTGGTGCAGTAATAGAACTGTTCCATTCTTAATCTGAGGATTCGGATtcgaattcaaaatttcaattgagAATATCACCCAAAATAGACCCCGCAATGTGTGATTCAGATTAATAAATTATACCTTCTACTTTTTGAATGATTACTTAATAGACATGAATATAGCTAAAGTGATAGAGGATAAtaaggtatttgtatttaattaaCACTCCACAATGAGGGtgaatttgaaaaatgttttgatgcttcttgattttttttttaatattttattgctTAATACAAATTTAGTTTATCAAAATGACTAATATTTAGAACCCAAAGGAATATATTCTAACAACTCTGGATCCATCATTTCAGCATCACATGCATTGGTTCCTATGAATCAATGGATAAATTCCAGACAAAAATTATCTGGATATATATTCTTAATTATTGGATTACAAGTACAAAAAAGTTTACTAGGTTTACACTAAATAATGTCAGTCAATTcaccaaccaaaaaaaaagtatatgtatataaaGATAGTGAACagggaaaaaattatataattatatgagtCACTTTTTTTTAGCTCATCTGAAatagaatgacacatttctatattaaataataatttaactttaaaatatgcattttaccttaatgaaatgatttacagtcaTACATATCTAAAGTCTTTCTATCTCTATTAaatttcgtgtcaagtcaaactaactcatataaaatgagGCGGAGGAAATAGCTTGTTTATTAATCAATATGGATAGTTGATGTGATGGTTAGAATTCCTTCATTATTAATCAGAGTActcaattttgaatatat
Coding sequences within:
- the LOC125844978 gene encoding NAC domain-containing protein 53-like, which translates into the protein MALSRSKHSLGFRFHPSDKELINHLKRFMLDGIFSRPDVIKIQDVFGDLEPWQIIDGEKTCYFLTRLKKFKNSNKKFSRTVGSGTWCGQTSGIPIRDKSNRNIIIGYKRSLRYESGIEKDQSEKWLLKEYFLPDEYIKKNKNKDIFVICRIKEKKKEEENNNNDVKDEDVDGLVDHLFGGNYDQVISNDKDNQLEGNYI
- the LOC125846040 gene encoding NAC domain-containing protein 41-like, whose product is MALSRSKHSLGFRFHPSDKELINHLKRFMLDGIFPRPNVIKLKDVFGDLEPWQIIDGEKTCYFLTRLKKFNNSNKRFSRTVGSGTWSGQTSGIPIRDKSNRNIIIGYKRSLRYKGGVEKDQSEKWLLKEYFLPDEYIKKSKNKDIFAICRIKEKTKNDEENNNDDDDDDDVKDEDVDGLVDYLFEGNYDQVISNDNDNQLEGNYEASTSTLNNNGINPYENSSIESVLEMIEF